A segment of the Actinomycetota bacterium genome:
CGACGATCTTCGCGGACGGCGGAAATGATCATCCTCGACACCACCGTGCTGGTCTATGCAGTCGGCGGCGAGCACCGGCTGGCCGATCCTTGCCGGCGGCTCATCGAAGCCGTCGGCAGCGGACGAGTCGATGCCATCACGACGCCCGAGGCGGTCCAGGAATTCGTCCACGTTCGTGCTCGACGGAGGTCGAGGAGCGACGCGGCGAAGCTCGGGCGTGCGTACGCGGATCTTCTGTCGCCGCTGCTCGTGATCGACGGTCAGCTGCTGTCCGCGGGCATCCGGCTGTTCGAGCGCTCCAAGAAGCTCGGCGCATCCGACGCCGTCATGGCGGCAGCTGCGATGGCGACGGATGCCGAGGCATTGGTCTCGGCCGACCGTTCCTTCGACGAGGTCAGGTCTCTGATCTGGTGGGATCCATCCGGCCCGGAGGTCGCCGGGCTGTTCAACTAGCCCGTCAACGCGGGCGGTCGTCCACCAGCGTGCCGTCGGCAAGCTCCCCGAACCGGTCCAGCGCCTCGTTTCGAGGATCGTCGATCCCACGCATCGGACCCTCACCGGTAAGCCGACGCTGAGCGTAGAGCCGCGCGACCAGTGCCTTGCGCTCTCCCCCGCCGGTTGACCGCTCCCACGCCGCTTGCTCGACGAGCAACGCGCCGGCGTATACGTCGATCATGAACTGCGCCAGCGGGTAGAGCCGAGATTCGCCGGTCTCGCGGTCGAGTCCCCGCCACGCCTCGATCGCGGCGGCCAAGTCATCGGCCCTCCGGGAAACCAGGTGTGCCGTCTCGTCCGAAGCGGCACCGGAAACCGCCTCGCGGATCCGGTCGAGCAGCGGGCCGTCGGCGCCTTCTCGCTCGATCGAGCGCCGGACGTCCAAGCACAGGATGTTGTCGGGCCCTTCCCAGAGGGTGTTGATCTGAGCGTCGCGCAGGATCCGCGCCACCGGCCAGGTCTCGACGTAGCCGTTGCCGCCGTGGATCTCGATCGCGTCGCTCGCCGTCGTTATCCCCAGCCGTGCGCACCGGAGCTTGGCGAGCGCGCCGCCGAGGCGCAGCCGCTCGGGCGCGGCGGTGCTGCGCTGATGGTTCGCCGGCTGGTACTGGTCGAACACCAGCGCCTGCGCCGCCTCGACGTCGACGATCATCTCGGCGAGCTTGCGCTTCATGAGCGGCTGGTCGATCAGGCGCTTGCGCCATGCGCTGCGCGCGCTCGCGTAACAG
Coding sequences within it:
- a CDS encoding type II toxin-antitoxin system VapC family toxin; translated protein: MIILDTTVLVYAVGGEHRLADPCRRLIEAVGSGRVDAITTPEAVQEFVHVRARRRSRSDAAKLGRAYADLLSPLLVIDGQLLSAGIRLFERSKKLGASDAVMAAAAMATDAEALVSADRSFDEVRSLIWWDPSGPEVAGLFN